TCGCGATGAGCAGGGTATTTGTGCTCTGACACACCGCGGGGAACGATTTATCGATTTGTCGAGGTCATCTTTGCAACAAGATCACCGAATGGCTTGTAGGACTGCTTGGCAAAATCGCTGTACAGTCCGCCAATCTTCTGTGACTCCGTAACGAACGTCTCGTAGGCCGTCTTGGCGAATTCGGTTTGAACTTCAATCGCCTTGTCGAGCGACTTCACGCCAGAGAGCTTCTCAACGAACAGTTTCGTGTCTTCAAACGACTTTTTCGTGTAGTCACCGTAAGCAGTGGCAATCGCCAGGAAGGCGTTAGATGACGCAGTCCCTGTATCGATTTGTTCGTTACTATTCTGCTGGTGCTCGAAATTTTGATTCGAATGAATCTGATTTGCGTTCGACATTTTTTGAACTTTCCCTTGTTTGTTTAACAGTGGACCAATGCCGCGCGCCACCAATGGTTGCTTCGGAATCTCAGTTCTAACTTTTAATTAGGCGGTGCTTGTATGTTCGTACGATGATCACCAGGCGCAGTTTGCCGGGTAGCGCCGAGCGATCGCAGTCGACTCCGCCGCAATGCCAACGAGCGAAACGCACCTTAAGGTGCAGAATGTGATTTGGGCAAACCGGCTGATTATCTGCCGCGCGGGTGTCGAGAAGGCCGCAACTCACGCTACTCTCGCGCCGACGAGGTGATCGAATGAGTAGCGCAATATTTGAGCGCGGGTGTCCACCGCCTCTCTGAGACCTTGCCGCGGGGAGATGATTTACTGTTCCGTCGCTGGAACCAAAGTCACACCGCGTTATTGTTCACCAAAACAATGGAGGAACATCATGATTTCCAAATGTCTTGCAATAGCATTCCTGGCTATCGCGTCGATGACCGGCGCGGCGGCGGCGCAAACAGCCACAAACCAAGCGGCTTCGACAACCAGTGCTACCACGCACAAGGAGGGTGAATGGCGCGCGTCCAAGCTCGCCGGCGTCGATGTGTACAATGAAGCCAACGAGAAGATCGGCGACATCCACGACGTGATTTTGGATAGGTCAGGCAAGGTGGCCAATGTCATTCTGGGTGTGGGCGGCGTTCTCGGCCTGGGCGAACACTACGTGGCGGTCGCCTTCGATAAGCTGAAGTGGGTTGACCAGCCGGTGACCTCGACAACTTCGTCAACAACGTCCGCACCGGCGAATGCGCCTGCAACCACTCCCGCTCCAGATAGCACCACGCGAACCACCACCGGTGCCGCAACAACCACCACGACAACCACCACAACCAGCGCCAGTACGCGTTGGTATCCCGATCACGCGGTGTATAACGCCACCAAGGACGAATTGAAGGCCATGCCGGAGTTTAAGTACTAACTCTCGACATGCGGCGTTTTTTGACGGGAAGCGACACTTCGACCCTGGCAAGGGGGGCGGCCGGCGTTCTAGGTGGGTTCGCGTCTTGGCGGTCAAAGCTCACTTCGCTGGCGTCTGAATCAGAATGCGGTCATCTGGCACGCTCCTTACGGCCACCGTCGAGGGTCGAGATTGGCCTGCCATGAGCGCCAGCGCTGGCGTCTACGTGCGATGTCGGAGCGAGCCCGCTCGAGCGCGAGCAGCGTTTTTTTGAACCGCAGCCCTTCGCGGCGCAGGAACGTCCAAACCGCATTGTGGGAGACCTTGACCCCGCGCGCGGCGAGTTCGTCCTTGAGGGCGTGCAGCGTCAAATGCGGCGTCTGACTGATCCTCTCCTTGATGAAGGCGCGATGCGGCTCAAGAACGGGCTTGCGATGGCCGCCCATCTTGCCAGGGGCCACTGAGCCGGTCGCTCGATAACGTTGCGACCACTTCACAACTGACGACACCGCAACGCCAAACCGCGATGCCACCGAACGGCAGCTCTCGCCCTTTGCAACCGCCGCAACCGCCCGCTTACGCAGATCATTGGATATCGGTCGGACCATCGGATGCTGGCCTCCAGCCCAGCCAGCATCTTGAATCATATTCGTCCGAAATCGGGAATCCCTCCCGATTCAAT
The genomic region above belongs to Bradyrhizobium arachidis and contains:
- a CDS encoding phasin family protein; this encodes MSNANQIHSNQNFEHQQNSNEQIDTGTASSNAFLAIATAYGDYTKKSFEDTKLFVEKLSGVKSLDKAIEVQTEFAKTAYETFVTESQKIGGLYSDFAKQSYKPFGDLVAKMTSTNR
- a CDS encoding PRC-barrel domain-containing protein encodes the protein MISKCLAIAFLAIASMTGAAAAQTATNQAASTTSATTHKEGEWRASKLAGVDVYNEANEKIGDIHDVILDRSGKVANVILGVGGVLGLGEHYVAVAFDKLKWVDQPVTSTTSSTTSAPANAPATTPAPDSTTRTTTGAATTTTTTTTTSASTRWYPDHAVYNATKDELKAMPEFKY